Genomic DNA from Sulfitobacter sp. M39:
CGACGCCTCTTGTTGCACAGGACGCGGATGACCTGACCCCCTCGGGCACGCCCGCGCCGTTAAGGTCGGTCAAATTGATAGAGGCGGGCGGTGCCGCGTCGCAGGTGCAGCGGGTCTTTTTTGGCCAGATCGCAGCGCTGGAAACAGTGGACCTGTCGTTTGAGGTTGGCGGCCGCATGGTGATGTTCGACGCACAAGAAGGGCAGTTCCTGCAAGAAGGCGTGCAGATCGCGGCGCTGGACCCGGTGCCGTTTGAACGCGCGGTACAGCGTGCCGAGGTGCAGCTGACCCAAGCCGAACGGGATTTTGAACGCTCGCAAACGCTGGCCAAAAGCAATGCAGTCTCCACGGCACAGGCGCAGGATACGGAAACCGCCCGCGATCTGGCGCGGATCGCGTTGAGCGAGGCCCGCGAGGCGCTGGACCACGCGACGCTGATCGCCCCCTTCCGCGCCTTGGTCGCCTCGCGTCTGACGCCGAATTATGCCAATGTCTCTCCGGGTCAGGCCATCGTGCGACTGCATGACATGTCGGAAGTACGCGTCGAGATCGACGTTCCCGAACAGATGTTTCAGATGTATTCAAACACGGCTGACGTCGAATTTACCGGCACTTCGCCGCTATTTTCCGGTGGTGTCCCGCTTGAATTGCGCGAATTCAACGCCGAAACGCAAAGCATCGGGCAAAGCTACCGCGTGACGCTGGCGCTGCCCTCTGATCAGGTCACACCGAAACTGATCCCCGGCGCATCGATGAGCGTGACCGCGCGGATCGCGGCCGGTGACAACACTGCGACGACCCTGCCCCCCTCTGCCGTGGTTATGGCTGAGGATCAGGCGCGGGTCATGGTCTATACCCCGGACGAAACCGGCGAACAGGGTCAGGTCAGCTGGGTCAACGTCGACGTTTCTTCAAATACCGGCACAGATATTATCGCCACGGGGCTTGAGCCGGGCACCTTGGTTGTTGGCGCGGGCACACAGCTGCTGCGCGAGGGCGACACCGTGCGCCCCTTCAACGGGTTGAGCATCGAGTAAACTATGAAAATTGCGCGTTTCTCCATTGAAAATCCGCTTTATACGTGGATTTTCATCCTCTTTGCCCTGTTTGGTGGTGTGTTTGGCTACCTGTCTGTCGGCAAGCTGGAAGACCCGACCTTCACCCTGAAATCCGCCATCGTCGCCACCGCCTATCCCGGTGCCAGCGCGGCAGAGGTGGCGACCGAAATCTCTGAAGTGCTAGAAGCCGAAATCCAGCAGATGGATGAGGTCAAGAAAGTCACCTCGCGCAATACCCACGGGCTGTCGGTGATCGAAGTCGAGATGCAGGACGAATACGACGGGACCGAGCTGCCACAGGTCTGGGACGATCTGCGAGACCGTGTGTCTGACGCGGCAAGCTCACTGCCCTCGGGGGCCTATCCATCACAGGTGAACGACGACTTTGGCGATGTTTTCGGCATCCTATATGCCGTCTCCGCCCCCGGCTTTTCGGATTCCGAGATCTGGGAAATCGCGACCTTTATCCGGCGTGACCTGCTGACGGTCGACGGCGTTGCCAATGTCGATATTGACGGGCTGCCGGAAGAGGCGATTTTTGTCGAACCGTCGTCGCAAAAGATGTCACAGCTTGG
This window encodes:
- a CDS encoding efflux RND transporter periplasmic adaptor subunit, whose amino-acid sequence is TPLVAQDADDLTPSGTPAPLRSVKLIEAGGAASQVQRVFFGQIAALETVDLSFEVGGRMVMFDAQEGQFLQEGVQIAALDPVPFERAVQRAEVQLTQAERDFERSQTLAKSNAVSTAQAQDTETARDLARIALSEAREALDHATLIAPFRALVASRLTPNYANVSPGQAIVRLHDMSEVRVEIDVPEQMFQMYSNTADVEFTGTSPLFSGGVPLELREFNAETQSIGQSYRVTLALPSDQVTPKLIPGASMSVTARIAAGDNTATTLPPSAVVMAEDQARVMVYTPDETGEQGQVSWVNVDVSSNTGTDIIATGLEPGTLVVGAGTQLLREGDTVRPFNGLSIE